In a single window of the Elaeis guineensis isolate ETL-2024a chromosome 6, EG11, whole genome shotgun sequence genome:
- the LOC140858449 gene encoding sugar transport protein 14-like, protein MAGGGFVGGDAGKRAEFYEGNITGYFILACIIGSLGGSLFGYDLGVSGGVTSMDDFLKEFFPSVYRRKQEHLNETDYCKYDDQLLTLFTSSLYFAGLISTFGASPVTRKYGRRASIMVGGASFFIGGAINAAAINVVMLIIGRILLGVGIGFGNQAVPLYLCEIAPFKIRGAVNQLFQLATCLGILIADVINYFTERLHPWGWRLSLGLAMVPATLMVVGGLFLPETPNSLVEQGRLDEARNILEKVRGTKKVEAEFEDLVEASEAARAVKHPFKNLLKPKNRPQLVIGAIGIPAFQQLTGMNSILFYAPVIFQSLGFGSAASLYSSIITSAMLLIGALVSMAVVDRFGRRLLFIEGGIQMIISMVIVAVTLALTFGHGEMLPKNVAVLLVIAICAFVGAYGWSWGPLSWLVPSEIFPLETRSAGQSVVVCVNLFFTAAVAQCFLLSLCHLRYGVFILFACLMVIMTFFIIFLLPETKQVPIEEMSQLWEKHWYWKKIVGGHDIDREVDTQHRHSF, encoded by the exons ATGGCAGGGGGTGGCTTTGTTGGTGGCGACGCAGGAAAGAGAGCAGAATTTTATGAGGGGAACATCACGGGTTATTTCATCCTGGCTTGCATCATTGGATCGCTTGGAGGATCCCTTTTTGGATATGATCTTGGTGTCTCTG GTGGAGTAACTTCCATGGATGATttcttgaaggaattcttcccaaGTGTATACAGAAGGAAGCAGGAACACCTAAATGAAACTGACTACTGCAAATATGATGACCAGCTGCTTACTCTCTTCACATCCTCCCTATATTTTGCTGGCCTCATCTCCACCTTTGGAGCCTCACCTGTGACCAGAAAATATGGGAGAAGGGCCAGCATCATGGTTGGTGGAGCCAGCTTCTTCATTGGTGGAGCCATCAATGCAGCAGCCATTAATGTTGTCATGCTGATCATTGGCAGGATTCTTCTTGGAGTTGGCATTGGATTCGGAAATCAG GCAGTTCCACTCTATCTTTGTGAGATAGCACCATTTAAAATCCGAGGGGCAGTCAACCAACTATTTCAGCTAGCAACCTGCTTGGGGATTTTGATTGCCGATGTTATCAACTACTTCACAGAGCGGCTCCACCCATGGGGATGGAGATTATCTCTTGGTTTGGCAATGGTGCCTGCGACTCTAATGGTCGTTGGTGGTCTTTTCCTTCCTGAGACTCCAAACAGCCTTGTGGAACAAGGTAGGCTGGATGAAGCAAGGAATATCTTAGAGAAAGTAAGGGGTACCAAGAAGGTGGAGGCAGAATTTGAGGACCTGGTGGAGGCAAGTGAAGCTGCAAGAGCGGTGAAACACCCTTTCAAGAACCTCTTGAAACCCAAGAACCGTCCACAGCTTGTGATTGGAGCGATTGGGATCCCCGCATTCCAGCAACTCACTGGCATGAATTCCATACTGTTCTATGCACCTGTAATCTTCCAGAGTTTGGGTTTTGGGTCTGCAGCTTCCCTGTACTCATCTATTATAACCAGCGCAATGCTACTGATTGGTGCACTTGTCTCAATGGCAGTGGTTGATAGGTTTGGAAGGAGGTTACTATTCATAGAAGGTGGCATTCAGATGATTATTTCTATG GTGATTGTCGCTGTCACTCTTGCACTGACATTTGGTCATGGGGAGATGCTTCCCAAAAACGTAGCTGTCCTTCTGGTGATTGCAATATGTGCATTTGTAGGGGCATATGGCTGGTCATGGGGGCCTCTTTCCTGGTTAGTTCCGAGTGAGATCTTCCCCCTTGAGACGAGATCAGCAGGACAAAGCGTGGTGGTTTGTGTCAACCTCTTCTTCACCGCAGCAGTAGCACAATGCTTCCTTCTTTCATTGTGCCACCTCCGATATGGAGTCTTCATCCTTTTTGCCTGCCTTATGGTCATTATGACCTTTTTTATcatctttcttctgcctgagacaAAGCAAGTGCCAATTGAGGAGATGTCTCAACTGTGGGAGAAGCACTGGTACTGGAAGAAGATTGTAGGCGGTCATGATATAGATAGGGAAGTCGATACACAGCATCGACACTCATTCTAA